In the Burkholderia multivorans ATCC BAA-247 genome, GGCGAACCGCTTACTGGGCGACCGGCACCGTCACATCGCTGCCGAACCAGTGCATCGAGATCTTCTTCAGCATGCCATCCTTGCGCAGCGACTCCAGCGCATCGTTGATCGCCTTCTCGAACTTCGGATTGCCCTTGCGGAACGGGATCGCCATCTCCTGCTTGCCGCCGTTCAGCACCGCACCGGCACGCAGCGGCAGATTCGACGTCTTGATCATGTACGGCAGCATCAGCCGATCGTCGAGCGTCGCCTCGATCCGGCCCGCGGCCAGGTCGCGCAGCTTTTCCGGCGCGCCCGGATACGTCTGCACCTCGATGCCGGGCACGCTGCGCGCCATCTGATCGTAGTTCGTGCCGAGCGTCACGCCGAGCTTCTTGCCCTTGAAATCCTCGAGCGACTTGAAGTCGCGCTTGTCGTCCTTGCGCTGGATCAGCTGTGCAGCCGAATACGTGTACGGCTCGCTGAAGTCGAGTGCTTCCTTGCGCTGCGGCGTAATCGTCACCTGGTTCACGATCACGTCGAACTTGCCGGCCTGCAGGCCCGCGATGATGCCGCTCCATTCGGTCGGGATGAACTGCGTCTTCACGCCGAGCTTGCCGGCCACCGCATTGGCGACGTCGACGTCGAAGCCCTCGAGCTGCCCCGACGTGCCGCGCGAGTTGAACGGCGGATACGTGCCTTCGAGGCCGACGCGCAGCACGCCGGCCTTCTTCACGGAGTCGAGCAGGTCTTCGGCGTGGGCGGCGACAGCCGTAAAGCCGAGGGCCGACGCAAGCAGCAGGCCCGACAGCAGGAACTTCGTACGTTTCATCGCGGATCTCCAGTAGTTCAGTGTGTGGTTGGGCGAGCCCGGGCAGCGGTCGCGGCCGGAATACGGCACGTCGACACTACTCGCAACTGGGCCGCGCCGAAAGTCGAATTGGCCCTGATTGCAATCGATTTCAACGGCAAAAAGCAACGGCGACGGATCCGCGCGGTGGCACGCAAAACGATTTTTGGCGCGTTCGAATTACCGCTCTTTTAAATCAGGTCAGTTTTACGAGAAACGCCGAGATTTGTCTGTAAAATCGCGCGAGCGAAGTCGAATGCTCGCGCCGCCGAGGGTGCGTCAAAAGAAGAAAAGGCCGTAGCCATGAACATGCAGAACACAATTGCCGCATTGCGCGGCGGGTTGCTTCAGCGGGACCGGCTGTTGAAGCTCGATACGCCGCTGGGAGCCAATGTCCTCACCGTACAGCGCGCGGTCGGGCGTTCGCGCATTGGGCGCGCGTACGAATTCGCGCTCGACGTGCTGTCGACCGACAGCGATCTGGAACTCAAAAAACTGATCGCGCAGCCGATCACGCTCTGGCTCCAGCAGGCCGATCGCAGCTACCGGCCGATCAACGGCTACGTGCATACCGCGCGCCGACTCGGCGCCGACGGTGGGCTGACAACCTATCAGCTCACGTTCGCCGATTTCACCCATTTTCTGAAGTTTCGCCGCGATCAGCGCATCTGGAACGACGCGGCAGTCGATCAGATCATCTCCGACGTCCTGAACTGCCATCCGCAAGCGCAGGGCCACTTCCGCTTCGCGCTATCCAAGCCGCTGCCGAACCGCTCGTACACGCGCCAGCACGATACCGACTGGCATTTCATCCATCGGTTGCTGGAGGACGAGGGGCTCTATTGCACGTGGCAGCAGGCCGACGACGGCAAGTCGCATACGCTCGTGATCACCGACAACCTGCAGGCGTTTGCGCCGCTGTCGCCGGAGACCGTGCGTTTCTATCGCGGCGGGGCGGCGAGCGAAGCCGACGCGTTCACGCAATGGTCGGGCACGCGCACGCTGCAGAGCGTGACGCGCACGACGCGCACGTTCGACTACAAGAATCCGTCGCAGCCGTCGAACCCGAAGGGCACGTCGCTGCCGACGATGGCCGGTCAGGGCGAATTGCCCGACCAGCTCGAAGTCTACGAATACACCGGCGCGTACACGTATCTCGACCAGACACGCGGCGACCATCTGACGAAGATCCGGATGGAGGAGTGGGAATCGCAGGCCAAGCGCTTTCATGGCGCGGGCGGCGTGCGTGCTATCGATGCGGGCCGGCGCTTTACGTTGGCGGACCATCCCGAACACGATCGCGATCCGGCGGACCAGCGCGAGTTCGCGACGATCGAAGTCGCATGGTGGATCGAGAACAACCTGCCCGTGTCCGAGAGCGATTCGAATTTTCCGCACAGCCTTGCGTCGTCGCTCGCACAGGTACGCGCTCGATACGGGGACATGCGAGAACTTCAGGTGCCGCATCCCGACGGTTCGCTCGGCTTCTATCTCGTCGAAGTCGAGGCGCAGCGCACGAGCGTGCCGTATCGCAGCCCGTTCGAGCACGCGAAGCCGAAGATGCACCTCGAGACGGCGATCGTCGTTGGTCCGCAGGGCGAGGAGGTCTATACCGACGAGCTGAACCGGATTCGCGTGCAGTTCGTATGGGATCGCCTCAATCCGGGCAACGAGAACGCATCGTGCTGGGTGCGTGTGGTGCAGTCGGACACCGGCGGCGGCTACGGCGGCGTGCACGTGCCACGAATCGGCGAGGAAGTGCTGATCGACTACGTCGGCGGCGACTGCGACCGGCCGCTTGCGGTCGGGCGCGTGTACAACGGCGCGAACAAGCCGCAGTGGCATAGCGACGGCATTCTGTCCGGATATCGATCGAAGGAATACGCGGGCGGCGGCTACAACCAGCTCGTGATGGACGACGCCACCGGGCAGAACCGCGTGCAACTGATGAGCAGCAGCGCGAACAGCCTGCTGCATCTGGGCTACATCATCGATCAGAACGGCAATGCGCGCGGCTCGTATCTCGGCAGCGGGTTCGATCTGCGCTCGGATGCGTACGGTGCGGTGCGCGCGAGTCAGGGGCTGTACGTGACCACGCATCCAAAGGCGGCGAACAGCCAGCCGCTCGACGTGAAGGAAGCGCAGCAGCAGCTCGTGACCGGCGAGAGCCTGATCGAAGCGATGTCGGGCGTGAGCGAACAGCATCAGGCGGAAAGCCTGAAGGAAGCGCACGACACGATGCGCGCATTCGCGGACGCGACGCAAAGCAGCGTGTCGGGCAGTGCGTCGGGCGGGCGTACTGCGGGCGGTGGAACGGGCAGCGCGAACGCATTCAAGGAACCGGTGATGCTGTTCGGCAGCCCCTCGGGGATCGCGATGTCGACGCAGCAGTCGGTGCACATGGTCGCGAACGATCACGTGAACGTCGCGAGCGGGCAGAGCGTGCACGTGGCCGCAGGCAAGTCGCTGATCGCGAGCATCGGACAGAAGCTGAGCCTGTTCGTGCAGAACGCGGGGATGAAGCTGTTCGCGGGCAAGGGCAAGGTGGAGATCCAGGCGCAGTCGGACAACGTCGAAGTGACTGCGCAGAAGGCGGTAAAGGTTGTGTCCGCAACCGACAGGATCGAGATCGCGGCCGATCAGGGGATTCTGCTGACGAGCGGCGGCGGCTATATCCGTATTCAAGGCGGGAACATCGAGATTCATACGCCGGGTGCGGTCGATGTGAAGGGCGCGTCGCATACGTTCGCGGGGCCGGCGAGCATGGGCTATCCGTTGCCGAGCCCGAGGCCCGATCAGCCGGGGCAATTGGAACTGTTTCACAAGTATGCGAACGGCGAGGCGGTGAAGGGCGGCTTGTTCACGGTGAAGGACGTGAACGGCGCGGTGCTGAAGAAGGGGGCGCTCGACAACAGCGGCTATACGGTTGTGAGCGGACTGCCGCCCGGCGCAGTGCGTGTCGAATTCGGAAAGGATCCGCGCGAGTCGGATCAGCCGGCGAACTACTTCAAGGAAGCGAAGTGGCCGGCCGAGCCTGTCACGCCGTCGCCGGACGGTGCGCAGGCCGCGGCAGCCGGTCAGCTCGCCAGCCAGTTGAAGGGAATGGCGCCCGCGGCTGCGACGGCTGCGGCGGGGCTGGCGAGTGGAGGCGACGCCGGTGCTGCGTTGGGCGGACTGGCGAGCTCCGCGTTGCCGGCTGCGGCGGCTGCGCTGGGCGGCGCGGGTGCGGTGTCCGCGTTGCAGACCGCTTCAAGCTTGGGCAGCGCCGCGAAGCAGGTGGCGGGGATGGTGCAGGCCGCGCGTCAAGGCGGCCTCGCGGCCTTGGCTGCGCCAGCCGCGAATGCTGCATCCGGGGCGCTGCAGGGCGCTTTGCCCGGTGTGGCGGGGATCGCCGGCAAGGGCGCTACGGCGATGGCATCGGCTGGCGGCGCCGCCGGCATGAAGTTGCCGACCAGCGGCTTCGGCGGCCCGCTTAAATCCTGAGAGGGCGGCGTATCGGCCGTCGAGAACAACAAATCGCGATTTGAACGAAAAACGACATGGCACAGCAACTTCCACCGGGCGCCGAGAAAGAACAGGCCGTTACCTGGCTTAGCGATGTTTCGCCAAAGGACGTCGCCGCAGTCGGCAACCGCTTCGACGCGTGGTTGCGCCGGATCAGCGGCAACCACATTACGTTCGAGGACGTGAAGACTTTTGCCGGCGCGGTGCCGATCGTCGGCAACATCATGGCGATGGTCGACGCGCTTGGCGATATTGCCGAGATCGTCGAGAAACGCGGCGGCCAGGTGCTCGATTACATGAGCCTCGCGATCAATCTTCTCGGCATCATTCCGATTCCGCCAACGCTTGCGCCGTTCCGGATGTCGGCGCGTCCGCTACTCGCGCTCGTTCGTCACGAATTACTGGCAACGCGCAACAATCTCGGTGCAGCGATCATCTCCGTGCTGGTCACGCACATCAACGCGACATGCGCGACCGAAATCGAGGATTTTCTCAACAAGCTGAAGGCCGGACTCACCGAGCTGCTCGACGGTTGCGCGTCGAAGTGCGAAGAGATCATGATCGCGCTGGCGAACGGCATGGACAAGGCGCTGCACGGGCAGCTCTTCGACGCCGGCGGCAATCTGAGACGTCAGCAGCAGCTCGCGAAGAAGATCGCCGACGATCGGCCGTGGTACAGCCCAAGCCGCGTCGGTGACGGCATCCAGTTCGCATACGAGGGCACCAAGGCACTTGGCAAGAAGGTAGCGAACAAGACGGCGGGCACGATGGCGAAGCTCGCGCCGGACGCGTGGCTGGAGCCGTTTCGCGGCACGGTGACCTTCCTGCGGACCGAGGCGCCGAAGGTCGCAACGTCGATCCGTTCGCTCGCCGGGAGCGAAGAAGGCAAGATGATGTGGCTCGTGTTGCAGTTGATCGAGGCCGTTGGGCGTGTGAAGGCGCGCGCGAAGCTCCATGAACAGAGTGCGGACGTCAAGGCCGCCGGAAAGAGTCAGGCGAAGAAGACGCGCGGCCAGGAGGGGCTGGAGAAAACCGACGCGCAGGCACCGGCCGAAGGGCAGGGAAAGAGCAAATGCAAGGCTTGCGGCATCGGCGGGTCACCGGCTTCCATCGATTTCGCGTTCGGCGATGAGACGTTCTCGCACGTGGATTTCGATCTGCCGGGCGCGTTGCCGCTCGTATGGGAGCGTACCTATCGCTCGCGGCTGTCTGCATATGACAGCGGCGAGCTGGGTGCACGCTGGATCACGCCTTATACGACGCGCATCGACGTCAAGAACGACCGGTGGATCTACCGCGATGCAGAGGGGCGCAGCATCGACTACCCGGCACTCGCGGCCGGAGCGGTGCACGACGATCTGTCGGAGAACCTGACGCTGTCGCGGCTCGACGATACGTGGGCGACGATCGCATACGGCCATGACGTTCTGCATGTATACGAACGCCGAGGCGATGCGTTCCGGCTCGCGATGCAGAAAGATCGCGCCGGGAACACCGTCACGTTGGACTACGATGCGCTTGATCGCCTCGCGCGCCTGATCGACGCGAGCGGCAATGTGCTTGCGCTCGAGCATGACCGGCATGGCCGGATCGTACAGATCGAGCAGGTGCTCAAGGACGGTGAGCGCCGTACGTTGGCGAGCTATGAATACGATGCGAACGGTGATCTCGTCCGTGCGGTCGACCGCCATGGCAATGCACGGACGTATCAATATCACCGGCATCTTGTGACGCGCTATACAGATCGAACGGGCCGCGGCATGTCGCTCGAATGGGATGGCGCGGATGCCGAAGACAACGCGGACGCGAAATGCATTCGTGAATATGCGGATGACGGCAGCCTGGACATTCGGCTCGCATGGAATCCGAACATCCGCCTCACATACGTGACCGATGCGCTTGGTCGGATGACGCGGTACTACTTCAACATTCACGGCTATGTGTACCGGATCGTGTATCCGGATGGCAATCAGGAGTGGTTCCGTCGCGACGCGAATCACAATCTGGTGCTGCATATCCGGCAGGATGGCAGCATCGAGCGCAGGGAATACGACGCACGCGGCAATCTCGTTCGGCACGAACGCGCCGACGGCAGCATCATCGAGATGGCGTACGACGACAAGGACCAGATGATCCGGCTCGTCGATCCGAATGGGCACGTGTGGCAGCGCAAGTACGACGATGCGGGCAATCTCGTCGAGGAGATCGATCCGCTCGAGCACGCGACGAAGTATGCGTACAACGATAAGGGGTTGCCGACGCAGATCACCGATGCGAAGGGCGGGACCAAGACGCTCGAATACAACGACGCCGGGCAGCTCACGAGCTACACCGATTGCTCCGGAAAGAAGACGGAGTGGCAGTACGACGATATCGGACGCGTGGTGGAGGCCAAGGATGCGTCCGGCGGCGTGGTCGCTTATGGTTACGGACCTAACGGGCAGCTGTCGGAGATTCGTTCTCCCGCCGGCGTCGAGCACGTGCAGTACGACGCCGAAGGCAGATTGCTGCGGCATACCGATCAACTGAACCGTTCGACGCGATACAGCTACGACGCGGCGGGCCGCATTGCGAGCCGCGCAGACGCACTCGGGCAGACGATTGCGTATCGCTACGATCGTCTCGGCCGGCTCACTGCACTGACCGATGCGAACTTCGCAACGTATCAGTTCCACTACGATCCGGCGGGACGGCTGATCGAAGAGATCGGCTTCGACGGCAAGTCGACGCGTTATCAATACGACAAGGACAGCGGTAGTCTCGTTGCCGTCGACGAAGCCGGCTGCGTGACGTCGGTTGACCTCGACGTGAACGGGCGGCTGCTGAAGCGTGCTTCTGGCGAAAGCGAGGAGCGGTTTGCGTACGATCGGAGTGGCCGCCTGATCGACGCGGTGAACCGCTACAGTCGCGTGCAGTTCTTCTTCGACCCGGTCGGGAACCTCGTCCGAGAGCATCACGCCTACAATGTGTTCGGCGAGCGACGCAGCTACGTGTGGCATCACGAATACGACGAACTCGGCAATCGACGGCGCACCGTGCGACCTGACGGCCACGCGATCGACTGGCTGATGTACGGCTCCGGGCACGTGCACGGGATGCTGCTGGATGGCGACGAGCGCGTGCAATTCGAGCGCGACGATCTGCATCGAGAGACGGTGCGGATGCTGTCGAGCAAGGTCGGGCAACGCACGCACTACGATCCGGCCGGACGCGTGCTGCAACAGACGATACAACGGTCCACGTCGCCGGCGCCGCTGGTCGAGCGACGGTATCGCTATGACGCGGCCGGTCAGTTGTCGCGGATCGAGGACAGCCGCAAGGGCGGCATCGACTATCGGTACGATCCGGTCGGACGGCTGATCGAGGCGATCAGCCCGGTCGCGAAGGAGCGGTTCGCGTTCGATCCGGCGAGCAATATCGTCGATCCGGCGCGATCGAGCGACACGCCTGCGTCGCGGCCGAGCCCGGTGCGGCCGGAAAGCACGTTGCCGGCAGAGGTACCGAAAGTGCTCGGCAACCTGCTGAAGGCGTATGCGGGGATGCGCTTCGAGTACGACGCGCGGGGCAATCTCGTGCGCAAGCATACGCCGGCGGGCGAGCAGGAATACGAGTGGGATGCGTTCAACCGTCTGCTGTCGGCGCGCGTTGCGGAGACGTCGCGGCAGAGCGAGGCGCGGTACTTTTACGACGCGTTCGGCCGCCGGATCGCGAAGGAGGTGAACGGCGAGCGGACGGTGTTCGGATGGGATGGCGACACGCTCGCGTACGAAAGCGATGGAGAGCGCGGCACGCACTATATCTACGAGCCGGGGACGTTCGTGCCGCTCGCGCAGTATGTGGCCGAGCCGGTTCTCGGAATCGAGACGCCGGAGTGGAAGAGCAGCGATCGGTACGTGCCGGAGGACGATCCGCTGCAGAAGGTGCCGCAGCGGCGGGCTGACGCGAAGCTTTTCTATTACCACTGCGACCAGATCGGCACGCCGCAGTTGCTGACGGACGAGGATGGGGATGTTGTCTGGGAAGCGTCGTACAAGGCGTGGGGCGAAGCGCGGGGGGTGATCGCGCGGGCGTCGAAGGCGGCGGGGATCGTGGCGAGGAATTCGTTGCGGTTTCAGGGGCAGCAGGAGGATGAGGAGACGGGGCTGCATTACAACCGGCACCGGTATTATGATTCCAGCATTGGGCGTTTCACATCGCAAGACCCGGTCGGCGTGGCCGGTGGAATCAACCTGTTCCGGCATACGGCGAATCCGACTCAATGGATCGACCCCCTTGGACTCACACCATGTGCTGGTAAGGCAGTGATTCGACACTACGATACGGGAAGCCGAACTGGGCACTATACGGTTGAAGTGCAGAGTCCGACTGCATCTGTCCATACTCATCAAGTAATCACGGGCGATACGACTACAACAGTTGTAAACGAGAGGCGCGAAAGGTTAATGGTGGGCGACCCCATCCTTCATACCACGGAAGTACCCCTTCCGAATGCCAATGCTGCGATTGCCTATCAGCAGGCCCAAATCGGACGGCAGTTAGGTCAATATGATGAGAGGTCAAATAGTTGCGTCGATCACGTTGCGAATGTCCTGCGGGCCGGTGGAGAAAACGTTCCCTCTGGGCCTTTGGGTCAATCACGGTATCTTACTCAACGTGGATTTAAAATGAAGGTCAGATAATATGGCTCACGCAAGATGTGAAAAACATGGCTCCCAACCTGCTGAATTGGTGACGAACAATGTTGTCGATCTGATCCGAAACGGTGTGGGATCCGACTTTAAGCGAGTGTTTCCGATGACGTTGGTTTATCAGGAGCTGGAATATCCCGGCTATGGAACCGCGGAAGACCGGACTATTCTACAAAGCTTGGGGGGAGTTTGGGACTCCGAGGAAATATGCACGTTCGTGGACGAAGGTGCGATGGAGAAGGCAATAGGGCTATTTAGTGCGATTTGCGCGAAGTGCTTGGCTGAAGTGCTTTGACGGTCTATTCGGCGATCGCAGCGTCAAGCAATTGTTTGGCCAGTTCATTCTGCTCTGATCCAGCGCACCAGGCGGCACAAAAAAAGAGGGCCGCGGAGCGACCCTCGACAGCGTTGGAAGAAGCGCAACCTCAAGGCAACGAAATCGTCAAATTCGCCGACTCCGGCTCGGTCTTGGTCACCCGTGAGCAAGACGGCAAGGTATGTTGTCCGCAGAGGTACTGAAGGTGCGGGGTAACCTGAAGGCATATGCAGTGATGCACTTCGAGTAGTGGGACGAGTTCAATTAAGCGTCGTACAAGGCGTGGGCGAAGCGCGGGAGGTGATCGCGCGGGCGTCGAAGGCGGCGGGGATCGTGGCGAGGAATTCGTTGCGGTTTCAGGGGCAGCAGGAGGATGAGGAGACGGGGCTGCATTACAACCGGCACCGGTACTATGATCCGAGTAGCGGACGGTTCGTGTCGAAAGACCCGATCGGCCTCGATGGCGGCATCAACGTCTATCAGTACGCTGATAACCCGACGGGCTGGATTGATCCACTTGGTCTCGCGAAGCGATGCGGGTGCCCATGTGGCGTTGAGCCCCACGGTAATCAACCGAGCCCCCGGCCGTCTGGCTATCAGAGTCACCACATCATTCAGGATCGTTGGGCTAAGGCGAACGAAATCGAGGGGTACAACTACCGAGAAGCTCCTGCGATTCTTATCCCACAAAACCCGATCCACAAAGCGATCAGCGATAGCCAGAACGCACGTCGCGACGCAATGACGGCTGCGGGACAGGACCCGTGGGCTACCAGCATTCAGGATCAATTCAACTATTCGTCTCAAGATATGCGGGCTGCTGGGATCTCGGACGACTGCCGTAAGCGTGCCTTGAAGAAGGCGTAGAAGTATTTCGACCAACTCGGAGCCATCAAATGACGGATTTCACAGCGTTGCTGGGCGTCGACTTTCGCAGAAGGGCTCCCGCTACCCGTGCAGAAATCGCTCGCCTGGAAAAGACACTAGGCGTCCTGCTTCCATTGAACTATAAGGACTTCCTTGCGTGGTCGGATGGGGGCGAGGGCGAAGTTGGTGACCTCTATCTGTCCATGTGGGCCGTCGAGCAGGTCATCGAACTCAATGCCTTGTACTCGATCACGACACGCATGGGCCGGGGCTTTGTGGGCATCGGTACCGACGGTGGGGATTACTGCTTTGCTCTGGATCTCCGAAGGGACCAACGTTTCGTTGTCGTGCCGCTCGGTGCGCTAGCTGAGGATGAGGTCAAATCACTGGCAAGCGATCTCGTTGCCGGGTTGACCGCCATCCACGACGGCCACATAACGGGCAACGATCTATAACCGGCATCGCTACTATGATCCCCAACTCGGCAGGTTCACCAGCAGAGATCCCGTCGGGTTTAGCGGTGGGATAAACGTGTTTCGATACGCACCCAACCCCGTGGGGTGGGTTGATCCGCTCGGCTTGACGTGCTGCGATTGTTTGTATAGGGGGTGAGGGAGGTATCCGGAATTTCGTGTGTGAGGCGGGTTGAGATTCAGATTCCAATGTTGAATCGTTCCGGGTAAAGCAGCGCGAACTGGGTCATCGCGCTCTTCCAATCGTGCCGAGAGCCGGTCCACTTGGCCACGACGTTGCGCAGTGCCAGCCAGATCAGTTTGAGCGCGGCCTCGTCCGACGGGAAGTGACCGCGCGCCTTGATGATCTTTCGAAGCTGCATATGCAGCGACTCGATCGCGTTGGTCGTATATACAATTTTCCGGATATCAGGCGCGAAGGCGTAGAACGGAATCACCTGATCCCAGGCCCGGCGCCAGAGCGCGGCAATCGGAGGGTATTTCGTACCCCACGGGCTCGTATCGAACGCGTCCAGCGCCACGGCGGCCGCTTCGGCCGACGGTGCCCGATAGACCTCCTTGAGCGCCGCTGCGACCGATTTCCTGTCTTTCCAGCTGGCAAAGTCCAGCGAGTTCCGGATCAGATGCACGATGCAGGTCTGGACCGCCGTTTCCGGGAACACCGTGTTGATCGCTTCCGGGAAGCCCTTCAGGCCGTCGACCACGGCGATCAGAATGTCCTGCACGCCGCGCAGCTTCAGGTCGTTGACCACCCGCAGCCAGAACTTGGCGCCCTCGGTCTGCTCGATCCAAAGGCCCAGCACGTCGCGTGTGCCGTCGCGGCGCACGCCCAGCGCCAGGTAGATCGCCTTGTTGCGCACCACGCCTTCGTCGCGGATCTTGACTCGCAAGGCGTCGAAGAACACGACCGGGTACATCGGCTCGAGCGGTCGCTGCTGCCATTCGCGCACTTCGTCGATCACGGCATCAGTCACCGTGCTGATGAAGTCCGGCGACACCTCGATGCCATACATCTCCAGCAGGAAGCCCTGAATCTCCCGCACGCTCATGCCGCGGGCATACATCGCGATGATCTTGTCGTCGAAGCCTGTGAAGCGTCGCTCGCCCTTGGCGATCAGCACCGGATCGAACGTGCCTTCGCGGTCGCGCGGAATCTCGACGTCGAGCAGGTCATTGTCGGTTGCGATGCGCTTGCGGCTGGTGCCGTTGCGATGGTTCGTGCGGCCTACCGGCTTGGCTTCGCCCTTCTCGTAGCCCAGGTGGTGGGTCAGTTCGCCGCCCAGCGCGCGCTCGAATATCGCCTTCTTCAGGGCCGCGAATTGCTCGTTGATCGAAGCCCGATCCAGCGTTCCGGGCACCAGTTGCTTGATGAGTTCCGGGTCCAGGTTCAAGCCCTTGCCCGGTTCTACCGGCACTTCTTCCTTGCGTTTGCGTGGCATAACGTGGCTCCTTGGCCATCAGTTTATGCCTCACACACAAAAGTTCGGATAGGCTCACGCCGCATGGCGACGGGCATCGCTCCCGCTCGTCGTACTGGGGCTCGACCGGCTCGACCGCCTCGGCAAGCGCAATGGATGACCATCCTGCGCTTGACGATGTATATCGGAGAACGGAGCGCTCGACCGACAACAACCGCCGATCCGCCTCGCGCCTCCGAAATTGGCATAATCACGGCTCGTTGCCGCGAGCGCTGCGACGCAGGCGCATTCGTTCCAGTGGCATCACCCGACTTGCATCGACTTCAGCCTGGTTATAGCCGCAACACCCATGCCGACCATCCCCGAGACCACCGCGTCGCTGAAACACATCCTCGAACACCCTGGCGATTTCCACGGATGGCTCTGCCTCCCGCGGACGCCATGGACCCTCGACGCAGAGGCCGCATTCATCGAAGATGCCGCCAACACCGAAGCTGCTTCGCCACCACCACCGCCCCACACCCCGATTGGCGCGTGACCTTGAACAGCGCGACGATCGAGGACATCGTAATCAATGCGCATGACCAGGTCGACGAGCCGACCGCCACGCAGCTGTTCGACGCATTCACGTTCTACGTCGACAACGAAGACTTCATCCTGCTCTGAAGCCACACGTCACATACCATAGCAAAAAAGGACCGCCAAGCGGTCCTCTCTCATACAGCGTCAACGTCCGAACGAAGCACAGCCGTCAAGGCAACGAAATCGTCAAATTCGCCGACTCCGGCCCGACCTTGATCACCTGCGAATAAGGCGCCAACGCCTGCAGCGTCTTGTCCTTGAGGTAGGCATTGAGCCCGAGATACCCGAGCAGGGCCACCAGCGCGAACACGGCCCCGATCGCCCAAACCGGCACCTCCCGCTTCAACCGGTGCGCGATCTGATCCGGCAGCGGCCAATGCGGCGCAAACGCGGCCCGCTTGCCCTTCATGTGCGCGATCTCGTCGCCCAGCCGCGCCGTGAGATACGCGAGCTTCTCCGGCCCCTCGAGCAGATATTTGCCCTGGAACCCGAGCAGCAGGCACATGTGAAACACCTCGAGCGATTGCAACCGCGCCGCGCCCTGCGCGCGACATTCCTCGAGATACTGGAAGAATTTCTCGCCCGCGAGCTGCTCGCCGAACAGCACGAGCTGCAGCGGCCGGCGCTCCCAGTCGGCGCGGATCTTGAACTGCGACGACAGCACCATTTCATCGACCGCCGCGCAATAGGCGAACTTCGCGCCGTACACATCTTCGGCCGCAATATTGAGCTTCTTCGCGCCGCGCTCGAAATCCGACAGGAATTCCTGGATCTTCGTGCTGAACTCGCTCGCGCTGTCCGGCTCGCGGCCGTTCTTCAGCAGGAACAGCATGAAGAACCCGTCGTACAGCAGATCGAGCAGCGAACGGGCCTGAAATGCGGCGTCCGTCGACGACGGGGTATGCACGGGTGTCGGCGCGTTGTCGCCGAACAGGGAAGGCGCGTAGCTCATGATGTGACCGCGATCAGTTCGAATTTCAGGTCATTGATGCCGGTCGGCGCATAGATCATCGCCGACTGGGCCTGCAGCATGCGCTCGTACAGCGCGCCGCGCGAATCAAGCTGGAAATAGCACGCGCCCGGCCGCACGGGAATCGCGGGCGGCACCTGCGGCGTGTACGACAGCCGCACGCCGGGCATCGCCGACAGCACGAGCTTGTCGACGTCGTCGGGCGCGCCGACCTTGAAGCGCGCAGGCACCGCATCGACGAGCTCGACACTCGGC is a window encoding:
- a CDS encoding type VI secretion system Vgr family protein, coding for MNMQNTIAALRGGLLQRDRLLKLDTPLGANVLTVQRAVGRSRIGRAYEFALDVLSTDSDLELKKLIAQPITLWLQQADRSYRPINGYVHTARRLGADGGLTTYQLTFADFTHFLKFRRDQRIWNDAAVDQIISDVLNCHPQAQGHFRFALSKPLPNRSYTRQHDTDWHFIHRLLEDEGLYCTWQQADDGKSHTLVITDNLQAFAPLSPETVRFYRGGAASEADAFTQWSGTRTLQSVTRTTRTFDYKNPSQPSNPKGTSLPTMAGQGELPDQLEVYEYTGAYTYLDQTRGDHLTKIRMEEWESQAKRFHGAGGVRAIDAGRRFTLADHPEHDRDPADQREFATIEVAWWIENNLPVSESDSNFPHSLASSLAQVRARYGDMRELQVPHPDGSLGFYLVEVEAQRTSVPYRSPFEHAKPKMHLETAIVVGPQGEEVYTDELNRIRVQFVWDRLNPGNENASCWVRVVQSDTGGGYGGVHVPRIGEEVLIDYVGGDCDRPLAVGRVYNGANKPQWHSDGILSGYRSKEYAGGGYNQLVMDDATGQNRVQLMSSSANSLLHLGYIIDQNGNARGSYLGSGFDLRSDAYGAVRASQGLYVTTHPKAANSQPLDVKEAQQQLVTGESLIEAMSGVSEQHQAESLKEAHDTMRAFADATQSSVSGSASGGRTAGGGTGSANAFKEPVMLFGSPSGIAMSTQQSVHMVANDHVNVASGQSVHVAAGKSLIASIGQKLSLFVQNAGMKLFAGKGKVEIQAQSDNVEVTAQKAVKVVSATDRIEIAADQGILLTSGGGYIRIQGGNIEIHTPGAVDVKGASHTFAGPASMGYPLPSPRPDQPGQLELFHKYANGEAVKGGLFTVKDVNGAVLKKGALDNSGYTVVSGLPPGAVRVEFGKDPRESDQPANYFKEAKWPAEPVTPSPDGAQAAAAGQLASQLKGMAPAAATAAAGLASGGDAGAALGGLASSALPAAAAALGGAGAVSALQTASSLGSAAKQVAGMVQAARQGGLAALAAPAANAASGALQGALPGVAGIAGKGATAMASAGGAAGMKLPTSGFGGPLKS
- a CDS encoding transporter substrate-binding domain-containing protein, which produces MKRTKFLLSGLLLASALGFTAVAAHAEDLLDSVKKAGVLRVGLEGTYPPFNSRGTSGQLEGFDVDVANAVAGKLGVKTQFIPTEWSGIIAGLQAGKFDVIVNQVTITPQRKEALDFSEPYTYSAAQLIQRKDDKRDFKSLEDFKGKKLGVTLGTNYDQMARSVPGIEVQTYPGAPEKLRDLAAGRIEATLDDRLMLPYMIKTSNLPLRAGAVLNGGKQEMAIPFRKGNPKFEKAINDALESLRKDGMLKKISMHWFGSDVTVPVAQ